In Manis pentadactyla isolate mManPen7 chromosome 11, mManPen7.hap1, whole genome shotgun sequence, one DNA window encodes the following:
- the LOC130679534 gene encoding uncharacterized protein LOC130679534 → MPPGTSAQKAELIALAEALERAEGKRVNIYTDSSYAFGTVHVHGAIYRERGFRSAEGKELRNLQEVQRLLATIEKPKAVAVIHVPGHQSKKTPEAIGNNHADAEARRAALSDSLVLAALEIPIPELPTLPPKPEYSPQDLEWIRKQVSGKVFEERNWSRDQEGRLILPEALGQYMLANLHKFTHLGWKKLLSLFQSAQFLFPHQNEAARQITKECSSCAMLRPAPRGLHLAG, encoded by the exons atgccccctggcacctcagcacagaaggcggaacttattgctctcgctGAGGCCCTGGAAAGAGCCGAAGGCAAGCGGgtcaacatctacacagatagcagctatgcctttggcactgtccacgTCCATGGTGCCATCTACCGAGAAAGAGGGTTCCGTTCCgcggaaggaaaggaactgaggaatctacaagaagtccaaagactactagccACTATCGAAAAACCAAAAgcggtagcagttatacatgtaccgggccaccaatcaaagaagacacctgaggccatcggcaacaaccatgctgatgcggaagctaggagggcggccctctcggactcccttgtacttgcagccctcgaaatacccatacctgaactgcccaccctgccacccaaacctgagtattccccccaggatcttgagtggattaggaaacaagtctcaggTAAAGTGtttgaggagagaaattggagtagggaccaagaaggtagattgatcctgccagaagcattaggacagtacatgcttgctaatctgcataagttcacccatctaggctggaaaaagctgctcagccttttccagtctgcgcagtttctctttccccaccagaatgaggcagctcgtcagatcacgaaagaatgcagcagctgtgcaatgctaagaccagccccaagagggctGCACCTGGCAG gttga